The following coding sequences are from one Streptomyces sp. V3I7 window:
- a CDS encoding DUF3152 domain-containing protein, which translates to MPRFPDGTPARGVPRFPDGTPARGVPRFPDGTPAHGVPRVPGGTPAHGVPQARGGHPEQRETGGGWGEFTGAPGVDVPPQRRMPAGGPRQEYIDAFDGDDVFAPRPSVGAQRTHAYAPGAHPAPDEAPAHDEALPTGPPAPAKGGKGRAFTGIAAAAVTTVLAVIVAGQVADDRDGADAQSRAEAGVDAQGTAARDAVPSLPPAAPGVVPLTYAQKMGVKYPLGARLKGSGKFSTVPGSAKAPGAGRKFTYRVDVEQGLGLDGELFAQAVQKTLNDGRSWAHGGARTFDRVSSGRPDFVITLASPGTTAQWCAKSGLDTTEDNVSCDSAATERVMINAYRWAQGSVTYGDKIYSYRQMLINHEVGHRLGYGHVTCDKDGDLAPVMQQQTKFLDHDGIHCRPNVWPYPGK; encoded by the coding sequence GTGCCGCGGTTTCCTGACGGCACGCCCGCGCGTGGGGTGCCTCGTTTTCCTGACGGGACGCCCGCGCGTGGGGTGCCTCGTTTTCCTGACGGGACTCCGGCCCATGGGGTCCCGCGTGTTCCCGGCGGCACTCCCGCCCACGGCGTCCCGCAGGCCCGGGGTGGTCATCCCGAGCAGCGCGAAACCGGGGGCGGCTGGGGCGAGTTCACGGGGGCGCCCGGCGTGGACGTACCGCCGCAGCGGCGGATGCCCGCGGGCGGGCCCCGGCAGGAGTACATCGACGCGTTCGACGGCGACGATGTCTTCGCGCCCCGGCCGTCGGTGGGCGCCCAGCGCACGCACGCGTACGCCCCCGGAGCGCACCCGGCCCCCGACGAGGCCCCAGCGCACGACGAGGCGCTCCCCACCGGCCCGCCCGCGCCCGCCAAGGGAGGCAAGGGGCGGGCCTTCACCGGCATCGCGGCCGCCGCCGTCACCACCGTGCTCGCGGTGATCGTGGCCGGCCAGGTCGCCGACGACCGCGACGGCGCCGACGCGCAGTCCCGGGCCGAAGCGGGCGTCGACGCCCAGGGCACCGCCGCGCGCGATGCCGTGCCATCGCTCCCGCCCGCGGCGCCGGGCGTCGTCCCGCTGACGTACGCCCAGAAAATGGGCGTGAAGTACCCGCTCGGGGCCAGACTCAAGGGCTCGGGGAAGTTCTCCACGGTGCCCGGCTCCGCCAAGGCGCCGGGCGCGGGGCGCAAGTTCACCTACCGCGTCGACGTGGAGCAGGGGCTCGGCCTGGACGGCGAGCTGTTCGCGCAGGCCGTGCAGAAGACGCTCAACGACGGGCGCAGTTGGGCCCACGGCGGTGCCCGCACCTTCGATCGCGTCTCCTCCGGGCGGCCCGACTTCGTCATCACGCTCGCCAGTCCCGGGACGACTGCGCAGTGGTGCGCCAAGTCAGGGCTCGACACGACCGAGGACAACGTCTCGTGCGACTCGGCCGCCACCGAGCGCGTGATGATCAACGCGTACCGGTGGGCTCAGGGCTCGGTGACCTACGGGGACAAGATCTACTCGTACCGGCAGATGCTGATCAACCACGAGGTCGGCCACCGGCTGGGCTACGGCCATGTCACCTGTGACAAGGACGGCGACCTGGCGCCGGTCATGCAGCAGCAGACCAAGTTCCTCGACCACGACGGGATCCACTGCCGGCCCAACGTGTGGCCCTACCCCGGGAAGTGA
- a CDS encoding alpha/beta fold hydrolase — MSSTELPSVPATSVLPEVALVRIAEGERLRSVGLPGVTLSVRSRPPAREGLPPALYVHGLGGSSLNWSALMAGLDGVVESEALDLPGFGDSPPPDDGDYSITGHARAVIRYLDATGRGPVHLFGNSLGGAVTTRVAAVRPDLVRTLTLVSPALPELRVQRSAVPTGLLSVPGVAGLFTRLTREWTVEQRVQSAMALCYGDPDQVTPEAFQHAVDELERRLRLPYFWDAMARSARGLVNAYTLGGQHGLWRQAERVLAPTLLIYGGRDQLVGYRMAQKAARSFRDSRLLSLPEAGHVAMMEYPDMVAERVRELLGEVGELDLVDGTEASARVGDAVGDGDFGSADGGAAAGGAGADAITGS; from the coding sequence ATGTCTTCGACCGAGTTGCCGTCCGTGCCGGCCACCAGCGTCCTGCCGGAGGTGGCGCTCGTCAGGATCGCGGAGGGCGAGCGGCTCAGGTCAGTGGGGCTGCCGGGCGTCACGCTGTCGGTCCGGTCGCGGCCGCCCGCGCGCGAGGGACTGCCGCCCGCGCTGTACGTCCACGGGCTCGGCGGCTCCTCGCTCAACTGGTCGGCGCTGATGGCCGGACTCGACGGCGTCGTCGAGAGCGAGGCGCTCGACCTTCCCGGCTTCGGCGACTCCCCGCCCCCGGACGACGGCGACTACTCCATCACGGGGCACGCGCGCGCGGTGATCCGTTATCTCGACGCGACCGGGCGCGGCCCGGTGCACCTCTTCGGCAACTCGCTCGGCGGCGCGGTCACGACGCGCGTCGCCGCCGTCCGCCCGGATCTCGTGCGGACCCTCACGCTCGTGTCACCCGCGCTCCCGGAGCTGCGCGTGCAGCGCAGCGCGGTGCCGACGGGGCTGCTCAGCGTGCCCGGCGTCGCCGGGCTGTTCACCCGGCTCACCCGGGAGTGGACCGTCGAACAGCGGGTCCAGAGCGCCATGGCGCTCTGTTACGGGGACCCCGACCAGGTGACTCCGGAGGCGTTCCAGCACGCCGTGGATGAACTGGAACGGCGGCTGCGGCTGCCGTACTTCTGGGACGCGATGGCGCGCTCCGCGCGCGGGCTGGTGAACGCGTACACCCTGGGCGGCCAGCACGGGCTGTGGCGCCAGGCCGAACGCGTCCTCGCCCCAACCCTGTTGATCTACGGCGGCCGCGACCAGCTCGTCGGTTACCGCATGGCCCAGAAGGCCGCCCGCTCCTTCCGTGACTCCCGCCTGCTGTCGTTGCCGGAGGCCGGGCACGTCGCGATGATGGAGTACCCCGACATGGTCGCCGAGCGGGTCCGGGAACTTCTGGGCGAGGTGGGGGAGTTGGACCTTGTGGACGGAACAGAGGCTTCCGCCCGAGTGGGAGATGCCGTGGGCGACGGTGACTTCGGTTCCGCCGACGGTGGTGCGGCGGCCGGAGGCGCCGGCGCCGACGCGATTACGGGGAGCTGA
- a CDS encoding glycosyltransferase gives MNGDARLWCDRLVRGLGQHEFDIYALSRTRQQEDEGWVPLPEQVGRVRTAPLWCADDDGVVHGRRARRRFAECYGELARAICGAPEGLDGAASVDGRSRLVGADGASGASGASGASGAGVVGGAGAACVAGGPGGPADPRRAGDGSADQKDRFAYALYGLAELAREEGGLVGALRSESAVHALERACRAPGAPRTARTARVPDLLAVAAHLERALRPLSLDWYEDDDLGSADLCHATAGGTAALPGLLARHFFGVPLLVTEYGLQLRSHYLASGPGTAAPAVRALLAAFHRGLAAEVYQRATLITPGNAHARRWQERCGADRARIRTVHPGMEADRFAEVGESPDRGDPGTLVWVGRVEPAKDLVSLLHAFAEVRKAEPEARLRILGAAAGAEGQAYLGHCKALAAQLFPDEADGAYAVGDNPVSFEEIGGPEAPTLADVYAAGAVIVLSSVVEGFPVSLVEAMFCGRATVSTDVGAVVEVIGGTGLVVPPRNPRALAEACVALLQDPERRERLGAAARARALELFTAEQNLAAFHGIYLEIVAHSPVGHVVLDDTGEPLPFGAPPESRIPGHWSDPAPRTDPARGGPSWASDTPDTPVRGTRLAAPEGAR, from the coding sequence GTGAACGGCGACGCCAGGCTCTGGTGCGACCGGCTCGTGCGCGGGCTCGGGCAGCACGAGTTCGACATCTACGCGCTCAGCCGCACCCGGCAGCAGGAGGACGAGGGCTGGGTCCCGCTCCCGGAGCAGGTCGGCCGGGTGCGTACGGCGCCGCTGTGGTGCGCGGACGACGACGGAGTCGTGCACGGACGGCGCGCACGCCGGCGCTTCGCCGAGTGCTACGGGGAGCTTGCCCGGGCGATCTGCGGCGCCCCTGAGGGGCTGGACGGGGCGGCCTCGGTCGATGGTCGGAGCCGACTCGTCGGGGCGGACGGTGCCAGCGGTGCCAGCGGTGCCAGCGGTGCCAGCGGTGCTGGCGTTGTGGGCGGTGCCGGCGCTGCCTGTGTTGCGGGCGGTCCGGGCGGTCCGGCTGATCCTCGGCGGGCCGGGGACGGTTCCGCTGATCAGAAGGACCGTTTCGCCTACGCGCTGTACGGGCTCGCGGAACTGGCCCGTGAGGAGGGCGGACTGGTCGGCGCGCTCCGCTCCGAGAGCGCCGTGCACGCCCTGGAACGAGCCTGCCGCGCGCCCGGCGCCCCGCGCACGGCGCGCACCGCCCGCGTGCCCGACCTGCTCGCCGTCGCCGCACACCTCGAACGCGCCCTGCGCCCCCTCTCTCTCGACTGGTACGAGGACGACGACCTCGGCTCGGCCGACCTGTGCCATGCGACGGCCGGCGGCACGGCGGCGCTCCCCGGCCTGCTCGCCCGCCACTTCTTCGGCGTACCGCTGCTGGTGACCGAGTACGGCCTCCAACTGCGTTCGCACTACCTGGCCTCGGGCCCCGGCACCGCCGCCCCGGCCGTACGGGCGCTGCTCGCCGCCTTCCACCGCGGACTCGCCGCCGAGGTCTACCAGCGGGCCACGCTCATCACGCCCGGCAACGCCCACGCGCGCCGCTGGCAGGAACGGTGCGGCGCCGACCGCGCCAGGATCCGCACCGTCCACCCGGGCATGGAGGCCGACCGGTTCGCGGAGGTGGGCGAGTCCCCGGACCGCGGCGACCCCGGCACGCTCGTGTGGGTCGGCCGGGTGGAGCCCGCCAAGGACCTGGTGTCCCTGCTGCACGCCTTCGCGGAGGTCCGCAAGGCCGAACCCGAGGCCCGTCTGCGGATCCTGGGCGCGGCGGCCGGCGCCGAGGGCCAGGCATATCTGGGCCACTGCAAGGCACTTGCCGCCCAGCTCTTCCCCGACGAGGCGGACGGCGCGTACGCGGTCGGCGACAACCCCGTGTCCTTCGAGGAGATCGGCGGCCCGGAGGCCCCGACCCTCGCCGACGTCTATGCCGCCGGCGCGGTGATCGTCCTGTCCAGCGTCGTCGAGGGCTTCCCGGTCAGCCTGGTCGAAGCCATGTTCTGCGGACGGGCGACGGTGTCGACGGACGTCGGCGCGGTGGTCGAGGTCATCGGCGGTACGGGCCTGGTCGTCCCCCCGCGCAATCCGCGGGCGCTCGCCGAGGCGTGCGTGGCTCTGCTCCAGGACCCCGAGCGCCGTGAGCGCCTGGGCGCCGCCGCCCGCGCCCGCGCGCTGGAGCTGTTCACCGCCGAGCAGAACCTCGCGGCATTTCACGGAATTTACCTGGAGATCGTCGCGCACAGCCCGGTGGGCCACGTCGTCCTCGACGACACCGGCGAGCCCCTCCCGTTCGGCGCCCCGCCCGAATCCCGCATCCCCGGCCACTGGAGCGACCCCGCGCCCCGCACCGATCCGGCGCGCGGCGGCCCGAGTTGGGCCTCCGACACGCCTGACACGCCCGTACGAGGCACCCGTCTGGCAGCCCCGGAGGGGGCGCGATGA